DNA from Ptychodera flava strain L36383 chromosome 15, AS_Pfla_20210202, whole genome shotgun sequence:
gcacgtcgatttgttttgtgatacgatccaatatggccgccaggcggccattttattacgattttttcatgtacagagccataactcagacatgtttcaaccgattttattcaaagttggtacaaggacattgaccaatgtcatagatatgcacgtcattttgttttgtgatacgatccaatatggccgccaggcgccattttattacgattttttcatgtacagagccataactcaagacatgtttcaaccgatttattcaaagttggtacaaggacattgatcaatgtcatagattgcacatcaatttgttttgtgatacgatccaatatggccgccaggcggccattttattacgattttttcatgtacagagccatatctcagacatgtttcaaccgattttattcaaagttggtacaaggacattgaccaatgtcatagatatgcacatcaatttgttttgtgatacgatccaatatggccgccaggcggccattttattacaatattttcatatacagtgccataactcagacatgttttaaccgattttattcaaagttggtacaaggacattgaccaatgtcatagatatgcatgtcaatttgttttgtgatacgatccaatatggctgctgtgtggccattttgttacgattttttcatatgcagaggcataactcaggcatatctcaaccgattttattcaaagtttggtacaaggacattgacctatgtcttacatatgtacgtcgatttgttatgtgatacaatccaatatggccgccaggcggccattttattactgatgttttcatgtacagagcaataactcagacatgtttcaacgtattttattcaaagttggtacaagagattgactaatgtcatacatatgcatgtcaatttgttatgtgatacgatccaatatggctgccttgcggccattttgttacgattttttcatgtcgagggccataatactctaaggcatatcttaaccgattttattcaaagttggtacaaggacattaacctatgtcatacatacatatgtatgtcaatttgtttcttgatatgatccaatatggctgcatggcagccattttgttacaattttttcgtgtccttagccaaaacttgggcatgtctcaactaattttattcaccgattttattcaaacttagtacaaggacattgacctatgtcatacatatgcacattgatttgttttatgatacaggccgctgtgtggccatttttttccgatttttttcatgtctggaaccataactcagacatgtatcaagcgaatttattcaaagttggtacaaggacattgacttatttatacatatgtatgtcgattggtttcacaagatggtccaatatggccacatggtagcaattttgttatggttgtttcatgtcgagagccataactctggcaagtctcaactgatcttattcaaagttggtacatgtacattgacttacgtcatacatatacatgttgattttttaaacagtaagatcaaatatcgctgcatggcggtgattttgttacaattttcagatgtacagagccataactcagacatatttccaccagtatcattcaaagttggtacaaggacattgacctatttcatacatatgctcgtcaatttgtttcacgtcatgtagcagtaacatgtcaattattgaagtttcgtatgtaggctgatatgtcaagaaatacgtactgcatcaaattcatgaaactttatacagatgttaactgatgttaaggtcacattgctttaacattgaaaaagacatttatcagtgtcattttaattaatttgtaattgcataagtaatgaactttcctaattagggtgatatagccacaaattaatacaacgtcaaatgtgatgaaacttgatacgatgttgatctcatagtgttgtaaatactgcatcaaactttatgaaatatggtaccagtgataatctgtcaagtgttagaatcgtatgcaaaatgttttgcaacatcctgttgattaattcctagttgactcattttatgaactttaggatggtggcctacattggttttatgttttcatcaccatggaactcattcttggccattgagcgccatctgtatcaaagtattttatcacagacccaGGGTTCTGCCCACGCCGGACGGCGCTGGACGGGCCCGTCCGGCATCAGAATTTCCGACCAGCATTGACAAGTGACCGACCGGCACTTGCAGTTCAATGCTTTGAACAATCAACATGAATGTCTATGAGTGACACTTTTGAGGTCAagcagttcataaaattgcatgaagagttgatgaaaacaatggtactatagaatgcctttcaataaaatgctatttAAACAATACACTGGTTgattaccgtacgctgattttgcatatgaaaagctgttcagctgttgAACGTACGTTCACAAGATCATCGCCCTAATGAACTAGACACGGTTTTCCTGTCACACAGTATCTCTGTTCGATCGaaagaaggagaaaaactgaagtttttttgctttgtatcaaGGTTTATAACACCACAAAATGAAGTAGGGAAGCGAAAATGAGCACAAAAAACAGGACTTctaactaaaacgtactcttcaatgttcagttcaaactcaatgagtggcattgtggaaagactgcatgcaatgaaagtcacgagcaagtttggtgtcaacgaatccagtctttgaattatcaatgaacactcacttatttttcaggtcaataagccaaaagttacttgtccgtggcaacaagcctctctgtttgtgaattttcccattctacaatgactatcaagaagcaattgaagtgaatttgacatcgagaaattccaCTTTCAAAACTATGGCCGATTAGCCAACCCCTAAGTTCTTGGTTTAAACTCTATAGAGTCTGCGCTGAGCAGTAACAAGACCAcctaggtcatttgaaaaaacactggatgctggtacagtgcaatggtaatccaaacttcatagtggtgagggatgatataagcacaggaaaatgatgacaaaaaagtggtacattatttttcagaagcttcaaaagatTCCTTTACAACTACTAAAgattgttttctttctgttttgttcagttaaactgaaaaaatactttgaaggtacagtggaattggctattatttgtatatcaagccctaagaatgtaaaaatacaagcatataaatgttacagttttcatgaatattaatgctcatgaatattaatgagccgtccaGCACTCTTGGAACTCTGGGCAGAACCCtgcagacctaattaatgactcttaggacatgtaatcaaagtacccattaacaagtggggactgtgtcatcaacgatgacttgttgtacgTATCTTTAGTCTAATTTTTCTGTGAATGTTTTTAAGACAATGAGAAAAGCTTTTATCAGGTTTATCGTAAATTGACAGGTTTCACATACAATCATGTGCAAAGTAACAGCCTTTTGTTTGTTAACTTATCGATTTTAACATTTGACGAACTGTTTAGAAAAAAGTCCGTGGGTTTACTCAGTAGACTGCATATCTCTGATAACCCCCTTGTTTCAGCAGTTctgaatttttccattttcacatatagtaaattatggaaaagCTGGTGTAATTGGATTTTTTAACTCCTTTCTGTCATTTAACtttttatttatctgtttttgtcCATGTTATGTTGGACGTTGGAGGCAGTGGTTTGAGTAGTAATTTTAGCATACAATGTGAAAACAGTATTGGTCAGTAAAGGTTCAGTAGTCCATTGTTATTGCTAGCTACTGGCTCTTAACtacatttttaatgccaaaaacaactttacattatttattttgctttatATTTCCCTCAAGACTTTTACAGTTGTGTACGCATTCAAAGAAGGTGAAAGAATTCTTACCCAAGAGATCTATACAGATCCATCAAAGGTAAATTTCAAATCATTGCATCGTCAGTATCTTGTAAAGGCAGAGTCAGATATTTCAAGTAGTTTATTTATAGTGACCCAGCTTGACCaataaaccctttcaccacaatggtttgacccatTTCTGTCATTGCAATTGTAAAGTAGGACCTCTATACACTGGGAAAAGGAGATGAACAGGTTTAGACTGAGTGGTAGACAAATTGGCAGTAGTACTCTATACAACATGATTTTGATTGTGTCATATTTGTCTACAATCACTTCAGAACAAGAAACGAGCAGCGTTGATTCAAGTGTTGTTGACCAATCCTATGATCTGTCTTGTTGCCACGGTTGTCGGAGCAATAGATGGTGCTGCAGTAAGTACTATGACATCCAATACCATATAAggatttgttgaaaatttattgatgaGACTTTTGAAAAGCAGTAATATTGTGTGTGTGATGCTATACTTTGGCAAAACGCTACCAGGCTATAAGCGTCGTGCCAAGAACAACAAAATATCAGATGTCCCTTTTCAGTGATATTTTCATCGACGGCAAATGCTCAATCATTTTTGTTGTCAAAAATTCCCCAGACTATAGCATTTTCTATGtactgcatgtacatgtatcatattGGATAGATTCCATGTAGGTTTTGAAGGAAATAGTATTCAGTTATTTCCTCTGCAACCagtattcataaaatatacacaaaGTGACAAGCCacaccaaaccaaaacaaaacctGAGAAGTTTTAAATTGTTGccatctttcattttgttcttCTTATATCATTTCAGGGGCAGGCATTGCTTTTATTGCTGTTGTTTGGACAACCAGTCAGGAAAACTGTGTTCTGGTTTTacaacaaatgcaaatttagtAAGTTGCTAACCCATATTTAAGCTGGTCACCCCTATTTCCCTGTACACAGgtccacattcaccattgataacgatgggtttgggccaaaccatggtggtgaatggGTTAGCATTGTTGCTGGTTCATTCATTTATTAGCTTTACAAGCAGAGACTACTATCTACTAACAATAGACAGAATATGTTAGAAATTTCAGTTGTGAATTCACCTTGTTCAGTAGATGAATGACAAtcttttatcagaaaaatttcTCAGATTTTCAATTACCAAGCAGTCAACCCTCTTTGCcgttttacagatttttttctcaaatttgcagTATCAGACAAAATCTGACATTGAACCTACTGGTACAGTGAAAAAGGGCTGAAtgttaattattttgttttgtccaGTTTTTCAGAGATTGTTTTattgtttcaaatgaaaaccGTTcagctttttagctccgctgtcagcgacgcggagcttatcaaataggttgattttccgtcgtcgtccgtcgtcgtccgtcgtccgtcgtcgtcgtcgtcgtcgtcgtccgtcaacaattgccttctcctctgaaaccgcaagtccaattgctttgaaattttatatgcggttcacttggggtgacctcacttaagtttgttcaaatcgtggtgaaatttgcatatttgtatttttggggcattttttggtgtttttggtaaaaaaatcttcttttctcaaaccgcttgtccgattgctttgaaatttaatatgcagtttacttatggtgacttcagtcagatttcttcatcgtggtgaaatttgcatatttgtatttttaaggcaatttttgtcattttggtaaaaaaatctttaaaaatcttcttcttcaaaactaccggtcagatagctttgaaatttggtacatatgtccctagggatgatctatttaagatttgttcaaattgtgaagaaatatgcaaatttgcatttttaaggcaatttttgccatttttggtcaaaaaatgtatttctcaaaagtactggtctgatagttttgaaatttggtatacaggtttctatagatgcacttagtaatatatatgaattctgatgaaatctgtaattttgtatttttgggcaatttttgccatttttggtcaaaaatgtgtattgccaaaactactcatctgatagctttgaaatttggtatagagttcctacacatgaactaaatgatatgtattgaaattatgatgaaatctgcaattttgtattttggggcaatttttgccatttttggtcaaaaatgtgtatttccaaaagtactcatctgatagctttgcaatttagtatacaggttcctacagatcaccttaatgatatttgtagaattatgatgaaatctgcgattttgtaattttggggcaatttttgctatttttggtcaaaaaacgtgtttctcaaaaagtactggtctgatagctttgaatttggtatacaggttcctacagatgagctaagtaatatatatttaatttctcctgaaatctgtaattttgtatttttggggcaatttttgcaattttaggtcaaaaatgtgtatttcaacaactgctcatctgatagctttgaaatttggtatacaggtttccatagatgaactacatgatatttattgaaataatgatgaaatctgcattttgaattttgtggcaatttttcccatttttggtcaaaatatgtgtttctcaaaaagtactggtctaacagctttgaaatttggtatacaggtttctatagatgaactcaatttgatcttttgaaattatgatgaaatctgcaatttttattttgggggggcaattgttgccatttttggtcagaaaattttattctcaaaacactactcatcagatagctttggttgacatgttcctagggatgatccgatgtgatatattcaaagtatgatgaaatcttcaattgtgtatttttgcagcttattttagccacttttttctggccactgcattgagctatcaaagatttcctccttcttcatcaacatgtgtcaaaaatagttattctctacataaacacagcggagctatatcggccgctaggtcgcttgttaaatTACAAATGTCTGAGAACAGTCTTCATGGATTCTTATAATTTTGCAGGAATTGGTAGGACTTCTTTACCAGATGCCGAGTTCATTCCGGACAAATTCACAAATGAAGTTCTTTCCATGGAACGTGTGGAAGCATTCAGTGATGGAGTCTTTGCTATTGTTGCAACACTAATTATTCTGGATATCTGGTATGGCATCAGACTTTCATCTCAAAATCTTAGTCCCTGCAACTGTCAGAACTTACTGATAGTTACAGAAAGTTACAGAAACTTGTCGCCATTGACATGTGTGATCGAtcagcaaatattttttttctgatgaaaatTTGTCTACCTACATCCATGATTCCAACTACTAgcatttgtgaaatattttgttctcacagTGAAGACAACGTCCCTACACAACAGGAACTGAAGGATCATGACGGTGATCTGGTTGTGGCTCTACAGAAAGACTGGGCTGTATACCTGGCATATCTGGGTACATTTATCACAGTGGGAATGCTGTGGTTTGTTCACCATTCTGTCTGTCATGTGAGTATTAATGTCACACAGAGACTTGATGATTGACAGAGTCACATCAGAGTGACATCAATCAACAAATCTGCAAAACTTGGCATGTGACTGTAAGATGAACATCACTGGTGACACTCTCATTGATAACATGTAACATGATTCCATTTCAACTGCCAGTCACAAGTACATTCCCAAAGTTTTCATCAAAGGCACCTTAATTATGACACATGGCATGGTCCCTCCACATACTCATCAATAAAGTTTTCCATTTTTCAGGGTCATTCCTCAAAAACTACTTACGATCATTTGTCATCTTCTGAAGACAATATTCACCAAGCTGGAAATTGTTATTCATCCATTCTTTTCACAGTTTCTACTTGAATGTAACAAGCTCATGTCATCATTCAATACATGGGTAAGTACAGAATTCAAATTCTGATACATTTGTAAAATCACTACATGCATTGGCATGATGAGGAGTATGCACTCACAGACACTCGTGCCACAACCTTCAACCTTTCCATCAAGTCCTGATAGAATATATAATAGTCATTGAAAGCCCTAGAAGTTTAAATTAATCCAGAGTCAAAACTGTGAAATCCGCCATAATTTTAAATACGATAAATGACAGAGATTTTCCACACATTAGTCATACAAACAACGCTAGAAAATAGTCCAAAATACTCATGAAAACATTCTGAAATACTCATGTAAACTCCTGAAATTATCAGTGACTGAGTGAGAGAATTGATATACCAGTATAAGGAGGATTACATACAAATGGTATCACCGTCATGATTCATTACCAAAGGTGTGATACTGACAGCTTTGCTTGAGTCTGGAAACTCCATGGACTGTTACTTTTGATCTACTTTCttccaatatttttgttctgttttcaaaatatagtATCATGTTCTATTACAAAAATCATGTCAAGTTACTCAGTGTTCAACTTATCAACACAGCTTGCATATGTGCAGTGTCTATGTATAAtatttgacaagtgaatttcagtcCTGACCAAAACTCATTTGTCAAGAATTACCTTTCATATCATACACTACCGGTATGTGTTGTTCCTGCAAGACTCATATTTTGTACTTCAAAATACTTGAGAGAGAAGAATAAAATTGTGTTCTGGTTTCACAAaatctaatataaatatcaaCCTAATAAGTATTTGTGATTCAATTGTGTTGGACTATATATAGGAAGACTTACAGTCAAAACCGGAATCAACACTGAAAtggatctaaatgttatcacacttgtgtaattggttcgtaaagttgttccaaaaattgcctcagaagttgcactgacttgtttTAACTGCAGTGAAAAACAATGAGCTATGATAAACACATACCAGGAGAGTTTGTGGTGCACTTCACATAATACACTCCATATCGCCGCCctgagttacattgtatcacagcAGAGTGAGAGTTGTCGTTAGacttttgttgcctttgcattgtATGCAGttcttttgcaaaaaataatgaTCCATgggaaaagaggtgtacatatGCCAGAAACTGTACATGAGAAAGTTGTCGAAATGTACGGggatggaaagtcaggaaatctttGCCCTACTCACACAGACACTAATCAATTCCCACtggctgacaggctttgttgctttatcaacaattacagttttAGCCTACTGTACACTGTCATCCATCTGTTGTTTGCCGCAACTTAACTACAATTACCGAtcctgtagtaaattttgaaacaactttacaaaccaattacacaagtgtgataacatttaaaCCAATTACACTGTCCATTCTTGTCCAGTTTTCATAGTAATGTACCGTAATTATATTGTTTTACTTCATTTCCTATTTGGCCAATTCCAGACATGGCGACATCAACTAACTTGTTATCTTCACCATTCATCTCATAGAATCAGTAATTATTTTTTGACCCTTAAGTCAGTTCTCATCTTTTCTCTCCCTAGTCACTGGCATGCATTGGTGTAGCACCATTGGGTTTCAAGTTAACAAGTCAGTTTGCACTCTCTGACTATGCACACAATGAGAGAATAGCAATTCAATTCAACTGTGTCATCTTATTCCTAGCCAGTATCTTCCAGATGATGATGTTTGTCACTGCACTCTGCAAACCGTAAGTACAAGGCCACTTGTGATTTGACTCAAAAAGGttaatttttttggtgaaattcatatttttaataaaaatataaatacattaatattaatgagtGACACAGTACTAGTACCAGGTTTCCAAGTTTCATTTGTTGTTGAGGTAAAATCAGTTAATCCCCCTGCCTATGCATTACTAGGATATTTAAAatggcaacatcaaaagttgacAAGCCAGCACTCATGTAAAGGATGATTGGTGGTGCCATCATGTGACCATCATGAGAAATGATGTGCTTCAAGGGACACCTTTGACCACACAGTGCTCCTCCATAAGGAGAAACATATATCATTCTCTTCTCGAATGAACAAGTTGGGAGGTagaaaaaaatagttttttttgttttgtttttgtatatgGAAAGTACAAACATAACACTGCATATCCGTATTTCCTCACCAGGCAACATAGAATTCATCCAAGTGCAAGTTACAATGGAAGAGAGCATGGCTATTTGACTGCTAAGTTGTCTGTTTATCCTTGCataaggtaatttgtctctctttaCATAACAATTTTCTGTTTAAGAAAGATTTCCAATCAGGGAGACATTTGGAAAATGTAAAGCTTGTATACAACTTTCaagacatctgcaattttgcttGGACCCTTTAAACCATTATGTCAAAGAGACAGGTGGTTGTTACATTGaatggtttttgttttcaattatcAGTCATTAACagttta
Protein-coding regions in this window:
- the LOC139150819 gene encoding endosomal/lysosomal proton channel TMEM175-like isoform X2 → MRALHIIIMASLPSTEDDSNVAEHDPSIKTDEPEPHGTIQYSRQDSNHSLTASSRLQAYSDAIFSIIATVMILPIAHHEIKSHESLYETLGELSPLLVVYFMSFFVVSAAWAGHVWVFQTIANADDAIVLLNLGILMVVTFLPFSFTLLGNFVFFRLPIGIYSLCIIIIGLLQTFTVVYAFKEGERILTQEIYTDPSKNKKRAALIQVLLTNPMICLVATVVGAIDGAAGQALLLLLLFGQPVRKTVFWFYNKCKFRIGRTSLPDAEFIPDKFTNEVLSMERVEAFSDGVFAIVATLIILDICEDNVPTQQELKDHDGDLVVALQKDWAVYLAYLGTFITVGMLWFVHHSVCHFLLECNKLMSSFNTWSLACIGVAPLGFKLTSQFALSDYAHNERIAIQFNCVILFLASIFQMMMFVTALCKPQHRIHPSASYNGREHGYLTAKLSVYPCISLLIYFISFHSDILSTDMFNFMQLGIPIFFILLKVIFNCLKHKR
- the LOC139150819 gene encoding endosomal/lysosomal proton channel TMEM175-like isoform X1; the protein is MRALHIIIMASLPSTEDDSNVAEHDPSIKTDEPEPHGTIQYSRQDSNHSLTASSRLQAYSDAIFSIIATVMILPIAHHEIKSHESLYETLGELSPLLVVYFMSFFVVSAAWAGHVWVFQTIANADDAIVLLNLGILMVVTFLPFSFTLLGNFVFFRLPIGIYSLCIIIIGLLQTFTVVYAFKEGERILTQEIYTDPSKNKKRAALIQVLLTNPMICLVATVVGAIDGAAGQALLLLLLFGQPVRKTVFWFYNKCKFRIGRTSLPDAEFIPDKFTNEVLSMERVEAFSDGVFAIVATLIILDICEDNVPTQQELKDHDGDLVVALQKDWAVYLAYLGTFITVGMLWFVHHSVCHFLLECNKLMSSFNTWSLACIGVAPLGFKLTSQFALSDYAHNERIAIQFNCVILFLASIFQMMMFVTALCKPQHRIHPSASYNGREHGYLTAKLSVYPCISLLIYFISFHSDILSTDMFNFMQLGIPIFFILLKVIFNCLKKRKMKAITEQSTSGYTIDDSSEDDLNRECTRIRAV